TtcttgcattctctttgttgttattttcctTCTCGCTTATTCTCTGCTcattttgcaaattgcaaatttacccatgaacattccattaaagaactgtgacaaacttctcacaaatcaatgagtgccgaccgattttaagctcaatgatacgggacggcgtgccgcagagcgacacctcttttggggagaagtttggcaaagtacctcacaaatgtcgccagcattaggaggggataaccaccgctgaaaaattgtctgatgtttttgccaggattcgaacccagcgtcataggcggacatgctaatctctgctcatttacgcacacgtatacacacacgcatacaaatttctttgtcataggcggccatgctaatctctgctcatttacgcacacgtatacacacacgcatacaaCTTTCTTTGTGTATGTTGGAAAAACgttgatcagcttgatgacaagatggcagattgcgccatatgatttgtggtttttgtacaaatgagaccacctttaattgtttcaccatgcacaaattaacatggaaagacagacagacaaagctAAAgcgaatcaaaaaaaaaaaaaaaaaaaaatatgaaatctttatttgaattgataatacggtccatatattgttatttaatgtttgacgattatttcatgcaattgactgcgcctcaaagcCTCAAAtggcttagtccaattttggcatactctttccaacatttcggtctgtatctcatgaataaatgcttcaatgttgtcttccaatgcgtcaattgaagcgggcttgtctgtatagacatgagctttaacgaataaacataacaaaataatctaaaggcgttaaatcgcacgatctaggcggccaattgaccggtcccgaccGTGAAATAAATTGTTCACCAAAATCGTttctcaataagttcattattacgcgtgctgtgtggcatgtggcaatgccttattgaaaccacatgtcatgcaagccaAGCCCTtgcattttggtcaaaaaaattttggatatcaaCTCACGGTAGAGCCCACCATTCactgttacgttacgattcgaatcatatttcaagaagtacggtccaatgatggctctagcccataaaccgcaccaaactgtgacttcttctggatgcattggaagCTCTTGCACTTCTGGCTTCCCTCTAAAAACGACAAATCTgcttatgtacccattgagccaaaaatgggctTCATCGCGCCTTAGTagagaaattaaaattattgttataatctttaaaaataaaaaagtgtttcttgcttaaaaaaattgtcaaaacaaTTTCCCATGTTTTACAGAATACTATGCTTGAAAGTATCAGTTGGTAACCCCTCGACTTCTGCTGCCAATGCTATGCTGAACACATTCAGATTAGTAGCGGTGTAGATTCTACACTGTCATCAGGAATTGGATTCCGGGTATCCGTATGCCCCTCGAATATTCTCATGGTGAGTATAGAAGGAGCTGCACCCAAGATACATATAtctatttacaggtagtggcagttgcccaacaacataaTATTGGGTGCactatctgtcgaaatcagtgattagtgcaactctgattttgtgtatgttactagtcagcgcaatttttcgttgtttgtatgTGTCATGGTTTTTGactataacacacacacacgcaaccaaaactcgttgacagatagggCACTTcgcgaaaaaaattgtttacttATGTCATGGCAGCACCACAGCTTTTGTGTGTTTTTACTTATTCAATAATATAAcgatcaatttgtgtttattctaaaaaaatttttaactaagATACATTgaagaaaatgaaacaaatgaTAACGAATGTAACGAAACATAAATAACATTATTCGATATTTTAATACTTTGAAGTTTTTAATACAATAACAAAATTGGTGACTAGCCCCCTATATTCTCATAGGTCGATGATTTGCCTTTACACTTGTGCAACACAAAAATAGCGCtgaaaaaagcaaaaagaaaaaaacaattataaaaaaatgtttgagctATGAATAACTTTTATATACAAACGTTTGTCTGAAATTACAGACTATtgtctaataaaaaatattgaaagatTAGAATATGACaaacattttgtataaattaaattttatacaaaatgatTAAGATCAGAtaagtccacaggttgcggatagaggaatgctccatacggaataacagcggtatcgagtggaaagtctcagtgagaggccgggtggcaccggctcttgcacaaatactgagttcctatgatgttcgatatgacaaggcgagttattggcgcctttaaataaccaatggccaccttgttcccgcggcggtcggtcctttggaccggaatgagcttgctcacacCGGAGGTTGACGAGGATTGCGACctacacatgaaaatgtggctacaacaacaacaacaacaacatcttaaAGGACACATTTACTTTCGGATCGCatatttttgttaaagtttGCAAAAAACTCTTTCCGTTTTTTAATTGACCGGTTTCCAATGGATTGTGGGTATTTTTAAAGTTaagtttgcaaaaaattttactttgccgatagtattgatagaaaaaataaaaatcgatattcagataaaaaataagatATTGATATTATCGATAGTGCCAACTCTAGCACTTGTCTACTTACACCATAAAACTAAAGCCAAGCGTATATAGGGAGGCGCTTATGCAATTGAAAATACCCGGGTGTGTGGATAGTGTTAAACTGTATAGGGAAGTATACAAGGGGGCGGCTATCAAAGGCGTCAACGACTCCAACGAAGTGGTCAATGCGAAAACTTTACCTGTAATCGAAGAAATAACAACCTTTTTTCCAAACAATGGGCAACATACACAACTTACCCACTTCCAATGGCGGTGTAACAAAGGAATGTATGGCTCTAGACATGGGCCCCAAAATACCACGCATAAATCCCAAAGCAAGGCCAATGTACAAGACCCACCCATGAGTTGCTATGGCCCTAGAGGTGCTCTCCAAAATGCAACTGGTTAAAGCAATCATGGTCATAGAGAGTATGGAAAAATTTAGTAACTGAAAATATATTTGGGAAATTTTACTAATGATGAGAcatattcaaatttttaaaaacaatccTTTACCTTTCTTAGTATATAGACTCCCAGAACACTACCAATAACTTGGGCCACAATACGACCAGCCGAAAAGAAGCTATAATCCTGCAGGGTCCATTCAAATTGTTTACGCACAAACAGATAAGTCACATTGTTATCACCCTCCATGGCAAAAACGGCGAATGTTAGAGACATAAGAGTTAGCCAGATAATGACACGATCATAATTGGGCCGTTTCTTTATGCAGGTCACGAATAAGTCTTTAACCAACTCGAAACGGAAGAATTCTTTGATTTTAGACTAAGGGAGATAATCAAAAAACGAGCATTCACTATTCAAGAGCCTAAGAAAGGTAAATATATACAGTGGCGCAGATATGTCTATATACTTTTACATAAATGGCAGTTGTGTAAACTGACCGTAACGTAGTTAGGataaaacttttttcaaaaaatttttgctaattaTAATACTGGCAACCATGGTAAACAAATTAAGAAACTATAGACAATTGGCAGAAAAACTctttcatacaaaaaaaaaaaaattgttttgaataACGTGTTTATTGAGTGGGTTATGTACacttttctgtgccactgtatatatATCACTTACACCTCTATCAATCATCTCCGATTTTAGACTTTCAACCACCCATATAAAGCAGTATAACAAAGCCAAGGAATTCAGGGCGGCGGATATGGCAAAAGTGATAAAGGCATTTGTGGCCGCATACACATAGCCGCTGGAGATATTGCCAATCATCATGCCCAGACAAAGTGAAACTTCGTTAAGGACCATTCTGAATAATTATAGAGTCCTTGAGTTCGCCAGCTAACTTCATTTCTTTATATTAGCACTCACCTAGACGCCTTAGTCTTGTCATCAGCAACATCAGAAATATAACAATAGATGCCTGTTATCAAAGCACAATTACCACCACTTAAAACCGCAGGTATTGATGATATTAAAAACAGCCATGGACTCAAATTAACTTTCCCAGCAATAGCGCATAATATGGTCAAAATAATGGAACTTGTTACATAgccttgaaattttccttaTTTAGATTAACTCTCAACAAAAGGCTTCTATAAGGTTTTTACCTGTAAATGTTGCCAATACTACAGGCCTGCGTCCAAATTTATCCGACCAGGGTCCAATAAATAAACTTACAATGGCCGGAATTATACTTTCCAACAAGGAGCGAGCCATCAATATTCTAGATACATATGGTTGAACCTCAATTTCGATTTtctgaaatagaaaaaaacaaagaaacaaaaaaaaaaattgacagatgatttttttaaagaaaactagCCGAACTTGGCCCTTTCCGCTATGCCTTCTTTCatattatatggaaaaaaaattatcctttgaatatttattttcgacaattaaagagctttttttGAAATACCTTGCTACGCAAATGATACGCAAtgatatcgcttgactaacagtattaCAATTTAAATGTCTTTGactcccatatgatctttataagtctatgaattcgctcagaGGGTTAAGGGTCATCTAAGTTTAGATGTTAGATGAACtctattaaacaaaaaaaatatttgatccCTATGATCTCATggagattttgggagtgggaaagTTTCCAGGGTGGTGGTACGTGGATTTGGGGGAGGTGTTGAccaccagaaacttggtcccgaaagtgggtatctattccgtgctctattcccaaacaccttttatttgagccccatattcatgGTCgccaaatatgtatgtccgatttatgggtgttttggagtGTGGGGTGGTTCTTcagatacttagccctgaaaaactatcagcatcgtggtctactctcaaattgcccttatttaaactccataatgccattggtttaaggggagtgtatgagatgaggcgtcccccaaactagagctggcaaactatcgataatcccaacattcgatattttcgatagttttaataataaatatcgataatatcgatactatcgtaaaTTTGCCATCGCCTATACTTCAAgatcgatcgatttatattgaagtaatatcaatgcacagaccaaataagataaataaagtcagttggaagtcatgcgagaaatcattgtataaaatgttagcctaatcggaaaaaatttcgccctctataggtgcaatgCATCTAAAAGGATGCATTCAATGTTCGATTGCTtacttttgtttaattttccaaaaaaatttaacttttgcgatagtatccattggaaaaaatcaatcgatattcagtcaaaaatttaaatatcgatagtgccatcgatattttgccagctctaccccaaactcttggtcccacgtttggatatcagatttgaattctactcccaaattccttttattgagCCCGTATGGCCATGaccagtaaataagttctgtgtggggggtgttttgaggaagtgGTAGACCCCAAGAAACTTGGCCTTGAAAGTTGGTATtagtttcgtgctctactccccaatacctttcatttgagctccatattgccatggtcggtaaatatgtacgatttaggggtgttttgggatggggtatttgaaccctattttgccattggttttaACTATTAACATCTCTTTGGGCTCCAAATTGTCATGATGAGAAAATATGTCTTATTTGggcgttatttttttttttgggggggggggggggcgtcgTCTCGTCGTAGACAGTTAGCCCTGAATactaatatcatattcgtacctactcccaaatacctttgagcaCCATATATCCGTAGTttgcaaacatgtccggtttgggagggtgttttgggtgccggggaGCCCACTCAGTGgcttggctctgaaaatatatatcagatttgtattctactctaaaatatcttttatttgcaaTCCATATGTTATGTGATATTTTTTcggtatttttttaaaaatcggtaCCACTTTGACCTCGAGCTTAAAGTTTCAAACAAAATCATCTGATATAATTATTATAAGCCTCTCATGacccgatttagactatattcCTCACTTACTCTGCTTGGACGTCGGGGGTCTTATACTGTTTAAGGGGTttcagtgtttcaaatttcggagaaaaaaaattaataacttcTGCTATTGACTACAACTCGTACAAGAGTCAAGGTTTCTGCACCAAATTTGCAAATGCAGGGTAAAAATTCGGCTTTCGTCCGATTGCCTTCAATCGGAAGAtcaggctatatggcagctacagatCTGGCCCATACTTGGGTGCTAAGTGGtacaatgcaactcactgtaacggcAGAAATGGGTAGTAAAGCAGGAGACATTGttgttcatcgaaatcgggccaaaataaaatttttcaagatttcttatcgggaaatcggtataatgggtgctatatccatatataagtCATCTTTAACTAcacaaaattgcccatgaacattccattaaggaacaggggcaaacgtcttataatcaagtttaagctcaatgataagggtcctcctttttacagccgagttcgaacggcgtgcgcagttcgacacctctttgcggagaagtttttacacggaTGCCATACCATATGGTACAGTACCTtacatatgtcgccagcattaggaaggaatAACCactgttgaaaaattttcaaatgttctcgtcaggatttgaatcgctatggtggcctccatctTTCCATCTCCATCTTTAACTATGACCTATATTTTtataggctgtagagtgatttcaacagaaagacggagggacatggcatGATCCTCTATGAATCTTAAGACGAACTGGTCTAGTTTGCATTTTCGCTTGTAGAagattttgtaggttttggtCGCGTTTGGTAGGACTTTTCTTTAAtattggtaggaaataattttcttgaatgGCAACACtggcagcgacatgtcgctgcgtcaataaaaaattttgcttcaattaattgacaatgtaattaaatgctcacgaaatgggcaaTAATGAACTCTGTTTCAatgatgttgtctttgttgtgtgctGTTGTTTGTGTTTTGGCGAAGAATAGAatccgtcggatttcgcaataatttcaGGCATCATCGCTATGAATGaaatcagtactaggcttaaggcaaaatttaaatgaaaatttccctaaagacaacatttccatgaaaatttctctaaaaacaaaatgttaataaaaatttgtttaagacaaaaattgctttaataacaaagtttcaatgaaattttcgttagtaacaaaattagaagaaaatttcctccaaaaacaaaatttcattggaatttgaTCAAAAAAGCGCTGCTACCGTTCGTAGTGGTTAATCAAAACTAACTAGAACACAGGCTATCATTAGCAACTAACATGAAAGGTAAGCTCATTAAAAACCTAATAACTACTTATTGTAAGGCATCATTTCTAATTACTTTTACATGGCGACGTCCTGAGAGGAAAGTCCTTCGGCACAAGAATACCAATAGTTCAAAAATAAGTACTGATGCCTAAGCAtacaagttgtcaaaaaataatgacatattatctttgttgaacgttgctaaaaatataataaataatttaaattataaCTGAAATTAAAACTTTTCCTTCATCGCAGCCGAGAGTTGAACCAAGAACCTTCCGTTTTCAAATCAAACGATCTACGCATTCAGCCACATTACGATTGTTTGACTAATACACTATTTTCTTCTTTCAAAGTAAGCTTAACAAcacaaaagaaaactttaattctattgaagatttaattccatttataGGCACAATATTCTAACACATGGGAGTGAATTTAGTAGTACATCAGAAGACTCACTCGGACcggcaaaatgatttttttaaattttttatttctttaaaattacgcCCACAGCAGGCGAACCAATCAACGGATTTGTGGGGaggtagaaaaaattaaaaatattttttatattaataatgCCACAGTACTTCCCTCCTAGTGCTACTAAGTGGTCTCGCTTTGCGGtaagccattcggactcgccaataaaatggaggtcccttatcattgagcttaaccttgtAACGAATAGCACTCAttggta
The genomic region above belongs to Stomoxys calcitrans chromosome 5, idStoCalc2.1, whole genome shotgun sequence and contains:
- the LOC131998018 gene encoding proton-coupled folate transporter-like, which produces MTEEKEYITDNTKAVKHRWFILEPAVFLIFVATNLTAAVYQNQLLYQTCTVIFHYNETQCEPLLGVQRETDEIKKIEIEVQPYVSRILMARSLLESIIPAIVSLFIGPWSDKFGRRPVVLATFTGYVTSSIILTILCAIAGKVNLSPWLFLISSIPAVLSGGNCALITGIYCYISDVADDKTKASRMVLNEVSLCLGMMIGNISSGYVYAATNAFITFAISAALNSLALLYCFIWVVESLKSEMIDRGSKIKEFFRFELVKDLFVTCIKKRPNYDRVIIWLTLMSLTFAVFAMEGDNNVTYLFVRKQFEWTLQDYSFFSAGRIVAQVIGSVLGVYILRKLLNFSILSMTMIALTSCILESTSRAIATHGWVLYIGLALGFMRGILGPMSRAIHSFVTPPLEVGKVFALTTSLESLTPLIAAPLYTSLYSLTLSTHPGIFNCISASLYTLGFSFMVAIFVLHKCKGKSSTYENIGG